In Lathyrus oleraceus cultivar Zhongwan6 chromosome 2, CAAS_Psat_ZW6_1.0, whole genome shotgun sequence, the DNA window CTCGTATAGAAATCTATGAAGTTGGTAGTACCGAAATGACGGTGTTTACTCAATCGCTCTGACTTTCTTACTAACAACTCCCCTTATTTCGTAGAGTTTGACACCTTTCAAgataattattttttttatgGAAACTTCTTTAAGAAAGAATTTCTACTATAATCAATTTGTTTAAGGGTTTGTTTGAAAGActtctaatttttatttttaaaaatttgatttaaaaactatttttgaaaagAGAATCCATTTTTTATCCATCTCATAATTTTTAAATAATCGAAAAGTATTGAAACATGTACTAAAAATAATCAAACGTCCGTTAAAAgaaaattcattttttatccatttcataatttttatgtaaaaaaataaaaatgcaaaCACCTTAAATAAAAATTGATTTATTGCGTCTTAGTTTATTATATAAAGATACATATTACGTTTTTAACAACAAGCCCTTATAGCTCAGTGGTAGAGCGTCAGTCTTGTAAACTGAAGGTCCGCAGTTCGATCCTGCGTGAGGGCATTTATTTTTATGATCTGTTTTAGTCTCATAATTTCATTTTTCACTTCTCTCTATCACGTGGTATTCTTCTTCTGCAACAGTGCACCATACTCGCTCATGCTTCCACTTGTGATTTTGTGTCAATTTCGGGTGTGATTTTGCGTTCTACTTTGCGATTTCTTGTCGATTTAGAAGCATTCATCTTCAACATTGAAACCATTAAGGTGAGATATTTTGATTTTAACGTTTTGTTAATTTAGGGTTTCTTTTAAATTAGTGAGTAGGATCTCTTAATTTTGTTGTTAAATTACAAGTTAACAATCTTAAGTTAAGAGTACCAGAAAAAAATGCTTGGAATAAAGATTGTCTCTCATTGTCATTCATTGTGTGTATGCCATTCTGCTGTGGATTTATTCAATCAGTTCAGCTTTTTATTCAACCAATTATTGTTCTGCTACTAAGTTAGGGTTTATATTTGTGCTGTTGCTGGGATTGATTTGCTTGTTCCCTGTAATTGTGACAAAGGGTTGTTGAGATTAAAATCTGGGAGTTTGGATATTGGTTGCTAGTTTCTGGAGAAATATGTTGTAATTGAAGGGATGCGATGGAGAGTCCTCAGTCTGTCAACAGTCCAAGGAGAACACTGAGTCTATCAAGACAACGGAGGGCAACTGTGTCATTTCTTGATTCCGATGACAAAAACAAACCTGCCTCTGGTTTATCACCTGATCATGGCCCCAAGCCTTCTGAAGTTTATGGTTTCGTCGGATCTATAACCACCGTTGTTGCTACAGGTCTTATTCCCAATCCACTATTTTATCTTTCACTGATAACTTTATAGTTATAAAAGAATTCACTTTCTTTTCATTTAATTTATCGATTTCAATTACCATTTGTAATACTGAAATTACCAGTGAAATGGTATAGGCTTGACGATAAAAATGTTCAAATTTCGCTAGTCCTAATTAGTGTATTGAGGAACAATAGTGATTTGTTTATCTCATTGCAAGAGCATTTTTATTAGTGTTTCAATACATTTGTAGAAGTAGTTCATCACATATCAAAAAGTTGTTTTTGACTTGTTTCAATTAGCTCTATAAAATAGATTATGAATCAGCATTCGATTAAGATCTTTAGAATATGTTATTGAATGACACATTCATTATGTTGTTTACTTGTTTAACCTGATCACATGTGAGACCAACATTCTACATCTCAATGGGATTCATCTGAAAGAACTTTGAATATATTATGTGTTATGTACAATTTCGTATAACTACTAGTTTACCATGTTTTTTGTGATGTTACTGTTGcattttattatttatatttttacTTGTTCATTTTACTGTGTGCATAGTTATTTTCTTGGTATGGGCATATGTTCCAGAATCATGGCTACATTCTATTGGCATATCCTACTATCCTAGCAGGTTAGACAGCTTAATTCTTGTCATTTGAAACTTTAGCAACTATGCAGGTCCTCTATTGTATGTGTAATTGTTTGGGTGCACAAAAACAAGAAGGTTACTTTGAATTAACTCTAAAATGAGAAGAATTCTTGACTCTTAATTTAATCATGTACAATTGTAAGCTCAGCTAAGGTGTATGAAATAGGTGTATATAGAAAAGAATTGCAAACCAGTCAACTCAACTGTTGTGGAAAAAAGAAATTAATGTGAAAATTTTGCATCAATTTTTTGTTTACCAAATATTAAGCCTGAAAATAGGCTAAAACATATGGAATTACATTGTGAATTCAACTGTTTATGACAAAATTGATTGAAAATTACTTGTGCATTGCAGATACTGGGCTTTGGCAGTACCAACATATGTGATGGTGACCATTGTATTAATGTTGGCATTCTACATTGGCCTTAATTTCATGTCAACGCCTTCTCCTGCGTCCATAAACACAGTTTATGGTGAGTTTAATGCAGGTTCTTTTAGCAATGTGGGTGTGGTTAATTCTGATTGCTACATTACTTCTTAATCTTCTTTCTTGCACATGTGAATAATTTATTTACTTATCTGTATAAAAAATTTGTATCCGGGTTCTCTTCATCTAAGTTATGTCATTTTAGCATTGGAGAATTTCATTTTGGTTATTCTTTTCTCAAAAGTGTGATATCACTTAGGGCCAAGTGAATTTGTGAGTTCAAGTTTTTTGGTAACTGATTTTGACATCTCTTTGTTCAGATGAATTCAGCAGAGACCCTCTGAGTCATGATTTTTCAGAAGAGGGGGATGAGAAGCCCATTGATCCCATATCTGATATTGGTATAGACAGAATCAATGATGCAATGTTCAATAATTCAGCCTAACAATAAGACATTCAGAGCTGTTTCCAAATTACAATATTATGGTGGATATTCAGCCAAGCAGTTGCTACTGATGTGTGTTTTCGCATGAGATTATGATGATATAGCTTTTAAACGTGAACTTTGGTTGAGTTGGTCATTTGAAAGAGTGATTGGATTTTTATAAATCATAATAGTGATTTTTTTGAGTAGTTATTCATTTGTGCTGTTTCTGGCATTAATGCATTAATAATAGACTAATTGATATCTTGCACatttgcattcaaatattttgaATGCAACTATACTTAAAGGTTAAGAAAGTGTGTTCACTTCTACATTTTCATATGCAAAATTGCAAACTGAAGCTAAATTAGATGCTAAGATCAGAATGGTATTTTGGTGTATCATAAAGGGTTTGCATTAGTAAAGTTGATGTCAAGAATATAATATTCATGAGAATTGTATGTTGGTGGGTTTGGATCTCTCTAATTTATAATAAGTGTGAAGGGAATGAGTGCTACAAAGGCTCTTCATTACTTGTAGTTCGtaaaaatgtacaaaaatataGAGAAGTTAAGGTTTCCGCACGTCATAGATACTTACATGTTTTAGACAGGCCATCTCTTCAAAAATGATGACCATGCCTTTGAAGGAGAAATAATAGACTATCGGCCGGTGTAGCCTTGCCAAACAGTTCTTATGCAACTTATACCAAACTATAATTGTGTTGTGTCAACACATCTTAGCTACACTACATAAACTCACATTCATGAGTTGTGTAATTAACTTTTATATTTAAGAATTACAAAATATCAGAAAATGCAAACTCTCTCTCTTTGATTTCTCTCTTTTCATTGATTATTCACATTGAAACAACACACATATACATTTTTTTATGCAGATAAGTAAATAAATTATTCACATGTGCAAAAAAGAAGATTAGGAAGTAATATAGCAATCAGAATTAACGACACATGCATTGCTAAAAGAATCTGCATTAAACTCACCATAAACTATGTTTTTGGATGCTGGAGAAGGTGTTGACATGAAATTAAGACCAATATAGAATGCATATTGTCACGCCGCGAAAAATACATTAGCGCATCACACACTCTAAGATAAAACAtagtcgccaccaaactttatttattttaaaagGAAATAGAATATATTGATAAAACACAGAGGAATATATTCGGTGTACTCAACGAaaatcattttgattgttctttgtTCGAATGGAAGAAAAGTAAATTTTTAATTAACGTGTTCATCAAGGATTCAAACTCTCATGtctatgtatccttatagtgcaatgaAGAAATTATAGTTTTGTCGTTCGTGGTAGAAAATACAGATACGTTGGTTATTTTTATTTGAAAGTGTTAACATTCGCATTCTAGCAGTTAAATGTTGTTTGTATGCTCACGCATGAGAGACTTAAGCGTTGTTTGTATTGCGGTAGAACGAAATTAACATGTTCTTTATGAAAGGTTTTGAATGCCCTAACACGGAAAATGAATTTGATGGGTTGTGATTGATTTTAACTTTGAAAAAATGTCTTGATTTgaattgtactaaagtctataAATGAAGGCGAATATTTTGAATAACTGGGACCCGCGTTTCGTATTCAAAGGTACTCAGAATAAGGATATGAATAATCCCTCTCATCCTTCTCCACTACTTAAGGCTAATGGCATGCAATTCCAAATCGTATTTTTAAGTGTTTTTTAATTTATTTGCAAAAATGATTGTAGTCTTAAAGGGAGAATagtgatccaaaacgcaacggaaattaaaattttctcctttagtgatccttacgaatgggcatgatcagtgatagaatggttacctcttgtggcgattgaaacctttgatgcagatctaatgagtgatcatgaacgttgaatggtgacgacgtctctactcagtccacacgaacagattccttcaatctcagtgataactgctacgaatgaaggttttgagtgagtgtgtgtgagagagagatATAAATGAAATTTCAACtgaacaaatgcttctgcacaagggttctatttatagaatcccttatgtgggttgtaagctaaaaagtccacttaaaTGTATGTAgctcatatcttatgatatgtcaaaatcacttaagcacgcggtaccttatcatatttcatattctacttaagtgcaccgtaccttacgatgttctacagctcacttaagtgcatcgtaccttactgtgttccttatttactctatctctcatcaatccgtccttttgtgtgtgaccttgtaagttctcgcgacattggtaattatattaaattacgtatttaacataataaatagtgagcggtatttagcaacacatcactgttatccaagacacgaaaatgtcatgtgatctgacaaatccttttgtgataatacttatgtgtacaattacccttttgcccatatgtctatattgaacacaaggtatatactgtgtcatccttgtctaattcaatattggacccttagacatttatcctgttacgcaggatggacagattccatctaggtcactcatgtccctcagcatgcttcgtggagtacccatcaactatcgttatggttatccagttacggacaatgtttgatcagtaataatGCACTCGAatctacatctagggtccatagtggtttcaggtcgaagggtgatatacaccactatcaccatgagaataatttatgacactttgcataacattctatatacTATTCTTgtagcgggtcaatccagtataaatattactcttaatattcatatctatgtttaagacttgataactccttatctatgatccatgagatgtgatcatcggtctgtatacataatagtcttaatgctttaatgttatcccgCTTTACAATAAAGttcgactacagatactttaagaatagtgaccttatgtttaatgggatctcatgattaagtcacatttTATACATTAAACGAGCTAgctattctatggactttattaaacaaacataataaagaaaaaactttttattattaataataattcgatacaagtaccaaaaatattggcctctagggcttacaccaacattttAATCTAAAAAACCTAATGAAATCAAAGTACTATCAAGCATATCAATTTCTAAAATTAATACTAATCTAAAATCAATATGAACATGCCATGTTTTTTTTTCCTAAAATATTTTAATTGAGATTTACCCTAAGAAACTAAGGATCATTTACTAAACTAAATGGTGCGTTATtatttttttctaattttttaaaATGGATTAAACAACCAAAATCTAAAAtttaaatatcattttttttatatattttttaaaacatCTTTCATGTCAAAATCATGTGAGAAACAAGATATTAAGATgcattaaaaaataaaaataatagaaactagaaaagaaaagaaaaatataGGAAGGGGTGTAGTGGTAAAAGGATGTATGGCCAGGTAATGGTCACTGCTGGGCTTAACATGGAAAGCCCAAGGTGATGTTTGTGTTGCTTGCAATCAGAAGGGGGTGCCCTAAGCACATTCAGGGGCGTAGGAAGTGGGGTTGTTGGGCCTAATGGCATTGAGCCCAACTCAGGAAGCCACATGATAGGGAGAAGTGTTCAGAATGAAACGAACCATTTCACTCAATCTTCGGCCAACCAGTTCCCTCTCTCAATCATACACCAATCAAAACGTCTTCAACCCCCCTTTCATAATCTCACTTCGATTCACATCACTTATAAACCTAAGTCCTAAATCGAAGCAGAAAAAACATGAACCCTAAATATTGATCTAGAAAATAAGTGGAAAATAAGAGGAATCAATACCTTCAATGTTAGGGCTTTGATTCCTCAAATCGAACCCTAGACAGTGGTATCAAATTCTGCGTGAATTGATGAGGTAAGCGCGATACTCATCTACGAGGCAGAGGGTAGCCCCGGTGTCGTAGGAGTTAAAGGTGATGAAGTAGAAGCGAGAATTATAGAACCACTTCAATGAGGTAATTGCTTCGAATTCTCCTCTTCTTCAGtatccttattcttcttctccttctgTACCTTATAGGCTCAAAATTGCCACTTTGTTTTTGATGTTGTTGTGATATTGATTGCTTGTGTGTAGATTGAGAGAATGGTGAGGATTTAGAATGTGGAATGGTGATTGAAACGAGTTGCAGAGATTGTGATTTTTTAAGAGAGTGAGAATTATGAGATTTTCGTGAGAGATGAATCAATGATTGAAAAATGCGTGAAAATTATTGAATGAGGATGATGAATATATAGATTTTTGAATCGAGTGACAAAATAGGGTAATTCGGGTAGCTCTGTTAGGGCAGTTTAACTCAGTCAACCCTCCAAGTGCATTGTTGGTTATAAGTGATGACATTGTTAGATTCTGTTAATTTTAGTTAGGAAGTGTTTTGAATCAGTTAGTGTAGTCAATAGTCAGTTAGATCGTTGTTAGTTTAGCACCCTGTTAAGTTGGTTATGATACTTGGATTAACCTCTGTTAGAAATTGTTACTTCAGTTGTGATGTGATTATGAGTTCAAGTAGTTAGTGTAATGCACAAATTCATTTTCTATTAGAGTTACTATGTTAGCTGAAGTGAAGCTAAAGGTTAGTTATAAATGAGTTGGTTAATGTATGTTAGTACAATTTCTATCATTGTTAAAATTGGATGGAATGAGTTAATTTAAAATCAGTTAATTTAGGGATATTTAAATTGATAGAGCAAATATAATTGGTTGGTTGGAAGAGGTGAACAATTATGTATGATGTAAACTTGATAACACTTTGAATGGACAATGAAGCAAAATATAAAGGTATGATTGAAAAAATAGTAAATAAATGTTAATCATATTTTAAAATGACAATTATTAAGatacaaataaaaataataaatatgaGAGAGAAAAATAAATGTTTTTTTATTACGTTTCTATTGTATGCcgcattaaaaataatattattacattTTGAAAATGGTAAGTAAAGATACTCAAAATTATATCGAAGCATGCAAAATAATATTGATACTGTGTAATCAATGACGTTCTTTAAGAGGAATGCCGAACATGAAATCTCTATTCgaagtattttctttttccctGCAATTGTTTTCCGTAGTAAAGAAAAAATGTAAGACTcttaaattaattttttttagagaaaaagatagtaaaattaatagtaagtaTTTTTTTACCTTATAAAGATTCGAATTAATTCTTCGTACATCCCTTTATTAATGCGctcttgagatttaaaaaactacaaTTTTGAAACTAACAACGATCTAACTGACTATTAACTACACTAACTGATTCAAAACACTTCCTAACTAAAATTAACAAAATCTAACAATGTCATCACTTATAACCAACAATGCAATTGGAGGGTTGACTGAGTTAAACTGCCCTAACAGAGCTACCCGAATTACCCTATTTTGTTACTCGATTCAAACATCTATATATTCATCATCCTTTTTCAATTAATTTTCACGCATTTTTCAATCATTGATTCATCTCTCACAAAAATCTCATAATTCTCACTCTCTGAAAAAATCACAATCTCTGCAACTCGTTTCAATATCACAACAACATCAAAAGCAAAGTGGCAATTTTGAGCCTACAAGGTAcagaaggagaagaagaaggataCTGAAGAAAAGGAGAATTCGAAGCAATTACCTCATTGAAGTGGTTCTATAATTCTCACTTCTACTTCATCACCTTTTCTACTTCATTTTATAAAGTGTAATCAATTTGCATGCTTcgatataattttgaatatctttgtttaccattttcaaagtgtaataatattatttttaatggGATATACAATAGAAACCatataaaaagaaaaacagacatttatttttctctgttGTGCACATTAAAAAAAATGGACAGACGGGCACACCCGTGCCCATTTGAATgctaataataataataataattgttgTCTTTAATTGCACTCTCCCTATATGCTTTGAAATGTTAACGTTAGAACTTGAATGTGGTAAAATGAATAATATGCTATATGTTATGCTGGATTAATTTGGATGTTTTGGTGTATTTGTTCTAATGATGCATTATGGTTGTATGTTGTAGGGTTAATGTGATCGAGGAATACGGACAAGGGCATGATCAAGTAGACACTTTGAACGATATCAAGTTTTATGGAGGATTTGTGAACAAGAATAGATTACTTGTGGTAGAAGATATTGTGGGAATTAGGGTTTTAGGAATAGgtagttgactttggtcaactcGTTGACGAATAAGTCAACAGTTGACTAAAGTCAACTATAAGTCAAAAGTGCGTATTTTTATACAAAATTTGTAATTTGGATTTTGGGATGTTTTAATGAATGATTTGATGACTTGTAATAAAAATGATCTTTTGAAATGAACTATGGTTTTTAAATGGTGTAATGTGACGTATATGTCTTTTGAAATGAAAGATGGACTTTGAATGAATAAATGATAATGGAATGAGCTCTTGATCTTTGCCTAACCATGTCTTGAATATTGGATTTTGAATGAACTTGCATCTTGATTGACTTTAATCATAAACCTTGAATCTTGAATAAGTCATAAGTTGCAATGCCTTGAAACATAACTAGACAGACAACCCATATAGGACAATCAATATACAATGGTTAATGAAAAGAGTGACTCCCTTAATGATCCATAAGCATAATAAGCCACAATCAGGATTCCAAAGGGTTTGACCAAAGAGATGGACACCTCAAACCAATGCAACCTAGTCTCATAGGTTTTGTGTCCCAACCATGCCATGGAATAAACCCTAGCTCACGAAGCTTGCCAAGTCAATCGACTTGATCCATATATTTGTATTAAAATTAGCAAAACCCTTGAATCCATGATGTATATTTAGAAAATGCAATAATGGATGGATGAACATAAGTATATAGATTAATGTAACAATAAGCCTAATAAAAtgaaaatgggagagaaaaaTTTGGGATATGACACCTACATTAATACAATGGTCACCATCACATATGTTGGTACCGCAAAAGCCCTTGTGATGCATGAGTAACTTTCAATCAATTTTGTCATAAACAATTGAATTCATAATGTAATTATATATGTTTTAGCAAACTTCCTAGCTTAATATTTGGTAAAAAAAATTGATACAAAATTTTCACATTAATTTCTTTTTTCCACTACAGTTGAGTTGACTAGTTTGCAATTCTTTTCTATATACACCTATTTTATACACCTTAGTTGAGCTTACAATTGTACATGATTAAATTAAGAGTCAAGAATTCTTCTCATTTTAGAGTTAGTTCAAAATAACCTTCTTGTTTTTGTGCACCTAAACAATTATACACACAATAGAGGACCTGCATAGTTGCTAAAGTTTCAAATGACAAGAATTAAGTTGTCTAACCTACTAAGATTGGATATGCCAATAAAATGTAGTCATGATTCTAGAACATATGCCCATACCAAGAAAATAACTATGCACACAATAAAATGAACAAgtaaaaatataaataataaaatgCAACAGTAACATCACAAAAAACATGGTAAGCTAGTAGTTATACAAAATTGTATAAAACACATAATATATTCAAAGTTCTTTCAGATGAATCCCATTGAGATGTAGAATGTTGGTCTCACATGTGATCAGGTTAAACAAGTAAACCACATAGTGAATGTGTCATTCAACAACATATTTTAATTGTCTTAATCGAATGTTGATTCATAATCTATTTAGTGGAGCTAATTGAAACAAGTCAAAAACAAAATTTTGATATGTGATGACTACTTCTACAAATGTATTGAAACACTAATAAAAATGTATTGAAACACTAATAAAAATGCTCTTGCAATGAGATAAACAAATCATTATTGTTCCTCAATACACTAATTAGGACAAAATGTTATACGATAGCACTATTATGTAGCTAAATTTGAACATTTTTATTGTCAAGCCTATACCATTTCACTGATAATTTCAACATTACAAATGGTAATTGAAATCAAAAAATTAAATGAAAAGAAGGTGAATTCTTTTATAACTATAAAGTTATCAGTGAAAGATAAAATAGTGGATAAGGAAGAAGACTTGTAGCAACAACGGAGGTTATAGATCCGACGAAACCATAAACTTCAGAAGGCTTTGGGCCATGATCAGGTGATAAACCAGAGGCGAGATTGTTTTTGTCATCGAAATCAAGAAATGACACAGTTGCCCTTAGTTATCTTGATAGACTCGGTGTTCTCCGTGGACTTTGACAAACTGAGGACTCTCTATCGCATCCCATCTTTTCAATTACAACATATTTCTCTAGAAACTAGCAACCAACATCCAAACTCCCAAAATTTAATCTCTTCACAACAACCCTTTATCACAATAACAGAGAACAAGCAAATCAATCCCACCAACAACACAAATATAAACCCTAGAACCGAAATAAGAGACAAAAAACATACTCTTGTTTTTTAAAAACTTTACCTAAAATACAAAACAACTCAAAGATTAAAGAACTAGCTCTAGAGAATTCAGCATACAAACGTAACTGAATCAGATTGAAGTTGTCCCGATTGTTTAAACACGTGAAAGGGGATAGAAATGGAATATATGGTAACAAGAGTCTCAAAATAAAAGGGTTGTTGTGAAAAATTGAAGCTTTAGAAAGAGTACTAGTAGAATACTCATGCTTCCGCACGGGTCAATTTAACTTGTAGTTGTATAAATAGTTTTGTTTGATATACCTGTATAATGTTTAAATAAAGAGATAATGCACTAATAAAGAGCAATGCAATAGAATATTTGCAACAAAAGATTTCATTTCAATTCACAAAATTTTGTTGTAAACTTCAAAGCATATGACTAATATAACAATAAATAGTAAAAGATAAGTGTAACTACAACATGTCTACCAAAAAATTATCATATATTATTGGCAAAGTAACTTTACTCTTCAAGTTGGTACCAAAATATCGtcctgaaaataaaataaatttatttagATTACAATTCAGTCAATGATTATAATTGAAAACACAATGATAGAGAAGAATGTGGATGTTATATCTGATAAGTGTTGTGAAAAACTTCCTTGAATATGATGTtagtggtggtggtggtggaattCTTTTATTTATGATGGATTAAAATTTTAAGACCTTGTTTATTCTTAACTCGAGACATTGCGACATACAACTGACCATGACTAAAAATATCATTTGGTAGGTATAAACCAACATTGTCTAAGCCTTCAAACTGATCTAAATTACGCATCAACATAATAGTGGCACCAATCTTGTAACAGTGAGCCTTGTACCATTGTATAAGCCTTCAGACTAATCTAAATTGCACATCAACATAATAGTGGCACCAATCTTCAACTTGATTGAATGATTAGGCAATCCATAAGTTTTAAGGGCATTCGGAAATTTATGAGTCAAGTGCTCAAATGCATCGAAGTCGGTAGTTGTTGATCTATCAATAGAATCACTACTAAAGTATTCATTTTCTTCTCCTAAAGTAgcaaaaataaatataaatgaaAAAACAATATAAATAGAAGGTAAACTAT includes these proteins:
- the LOC127120729 gene encoding phosphatidylinositol N-acetylglucosaminyltransferase subunit P, which codes for MESPQSVNSPRRTLSLSRQRRATVSFLDSDDKNKPASGLSPDHGPKPSEVYGFVGSITTVVATVIFLVWAYVPESWLHSIGISYYPSRYWALAVPTYVMVTIVLMLAFYIGLNFMSTPSPASINTVYDEFSRDPLSHDFSEEGDEKPIDPISDIGIDRINDAMFNNSA